The genomic window NNNNNNNNNNNNNNNNNNNNNNNNNNNNNNNNNNNNNNNNNNNNNNNNNNNNNNNNNNNNNNNNNNNNNNNNNNNNNNNNNNNNNNNNNNNNNNNNNNNNNNNNNNNNNNNNNNNNNNNNNNNNNNNNNNNNNNNNNNNNNNNNNNNNNNNNNNNNNNNNNNNNNNNNNNNNNNNNNNNNNNNNNNNNNNNNNNNNNNNNNNNNNNNNNNNNNNNNNNNNNNNNNNNNNNNNNNNNNNNNNNNNNNNNNNNNNNNNNNNNNNNNNNNNNNNNNNNNNNNNNNNNNNNNNNNNNNNNNNNNNNNNNNNNNNNNNNNNNNNNNNNNNNNNNNNNNNNNNNNNNNNNNNNNNNNNNNNNNNNNNNNNNNNNNNNNNNNNNNNNNNNNNNNNNNNNNNNNNNNNNNNNNNNNNNNNNNNNNNNNNNNNNNNNNNNNNNNNNNNNNNNNNNNNNNNNNNNNNNNNNNNNNNNNNNNNNNNNNNNNNNNNNNNNNNNNNNNNNNNNNNNNNNNNNNNNNNNNNNNNNNNNNNNNNNNNNNNNNNNNNNNNNNNNNNNNNNNNNNNNNNNNNNNNNNNNNNNNNNNNNNNNNNNNNNNNNNNNNNNNNNNNNNNNNNNNNNNNNNNNNNNNNNNNNNNNNNNNNNNNNNNNNNNNNNNNNNNNNNNNNNNNNNNNNNNNNNNNNNNNNNNNNNNNNNNNNNNNNNNNNNNNNNNNNNNNNNNNNNNNNNNNNNNNNNNNNNNNNNNNNNNNNNNNNNNNNNNNNNNNNNNNNNNNNNNNNNNNNNNNNNNNNNNNNNNNNNNNNNNNNNNNNNNNNNNNNNNNNNNNNNNNNNNNNNNNNNNNNNNNNNNNNNNNNNNNNNNNNNNNNNNNNNNNNNNNNNNNNNNNNNNNNNNNNNNNNNNNNNNNNNNNNNNNNNNNNNNNNNNNNNNNNNNNNNNNNNNNNNNNNNNNNNNNNNNNNNNNNNNNNNNNNNNNNNNNNNNNNNNNNNNNNNNNNNNNNNNNNNNNNNNNNNNNNNNNNNNNNNNNNNNNNNNNNNNNNNNNNNNNNNNNNNNNNNNNNNNNNNNNNNNNNNNNNNNNNNNNNNNNNNNNNNNNNNNNNNNNNNNNNNNNNNNNNNNNNNNNNNNNNNNNNNNNNNNNNNNNNNNNNNNNNNNNNNNNNNNNNNNNNNNNNNNNNNNNNNNNNNNNNNNNNNNNNNNNNNNNNNNNNNNNNNNNNNNNNNNNNNNNNNNNNNNNNNNNNNNNNNNNNNNNNNNNNNNNNNNNNNNNNNNNNNNNNNNNNNNNNNNNNNNNNNNNNNNNNNNNNNNNNNNNNNNNNNNNNNNNNNNNNNNNNNNNNNNNNNNNNNNNNNNNNNNNNNNNNNNNNNNNNNNNNNNNNNNNNNNNNNNNNNNNNNNNNNNNNNNNNNNNNNNNNNNNNNNNNNNNNNNNNNNNNNNNNNNNNNNNNNNNNNNNNNNNNNNNNNNNNNNNNNNNNNNNNNNNNNNNNNNNNNNNNNNNNNNNNNNNNNNNNNNNNNNNNNNNNNNNNNNNNNNNNNNNNNNNNNNNNNNNNNNNNNNNNNNNNNNNNNNNNNNNNNNNNNNNNNNNNNNNNNNNNNNNNNNNNNNNNNNNNNNNNNNNNNNNNNNNNNNNNNNNNNNNNNNNNNNNNNNNNNNNNNNNNNNNNNNNNNNNNNNNNNNNNNNNNNNNNNNNNNNNNNNNNNNNNNNNNNNNNNNNNNNNNNNNNNNNNNNNNNNNNNNNNNNNNNNNNNNNNNNNNNNNNNNNNNNNNNNNNNNNNNNNNNNNNNNNNNNNNNNNNNNNNNNNNNNNNNNNNNNNNNNNNNNNNNNNNNNNNNNNNNNNNNNNNCTGGGGGTCAGTGACACTTtcagggttggggggggggccATAAAGGGGGGGGCGATATGAGATAAGGGGGTTGATAAGAGCCCGGTATCtctggggggggggctgtgatCACTGGGCTCTATATGGGCTCTATATGGGCTCTATATGGGCTCTATATGGGCTCAACCCCCCCCCGTGTCCATTCCCCGCCGGTTCCCGGTTCCCGGTtcccggttccggttccggttccggttccggttcccCCCCCACCTGCTCTGCCGTGTCCGGGTCCATCTCGACTCTCGCAGCCTCATATTCGTCCTCGCTGTTGTAGCCGCCTCCGGCCTCGTCTCCGCCGGTTCCTCCGGTTCCCACGTTCAGGCCGCCCCCCCCGGGCCCGTTGCCGCCGGTCGCGCTGGGCCCGGCCCCTCCTCGGCGCCGCCGTTTGCTGTGCCCGGGTCCCCCGGTTCCGCCTCCTCCCCCCGGGCCGGTTCCGCGGGGTTCGGGCTCCAGCCCCACGAACGAACCGGGACCGTCCGAACCGCCCACGGAACCGGAACCGACGGCACCGACCGGCCCCgccggggggggggaggcgTTGGCGGGGAGCCCGGCCCAGCCCCGCAGCGACGGCGGCGGCGACGCGCGAGGCCGCGGAACGACCCCGGGCCCGACCGGGTCAACGACGCCACCGGGGCCGCGATCGGAACCGGAATCGGCGCCGCGATCGGAACCGGCGTCGGGACCCGAATCGGGGTCGGCGTCCGGAGCCGGAACCGGCTTCTTCTTCGGGAGGATCGTCATGGCGGGACCCGGCCCCGCTGCTCCCCGCGGAACCGGGGGGGCCCGAGCGAGGCCCCCCCCGGTCGGTGAgtgcggggcggcggggccggggcggcggcACGAGCCCGGACCGGACCAGGCCGCGCCGGGACCGGAACTAGGCCGCGCCCGGACCGGGACCAGGCCGCGCCGGGAGCCGTGTCAACATCAACAGCGCCGACCTCTGACCCCGCGCCGCACAGCTTCCGGCTCGGCCCGACGCCGCCCGCACGGTGCGATGCGATTGGTCGGGATTGACGCCGCTCGAAGGGGATTGGCTGCAGGGTGAGCGGAAGTCCCgcctctctcctcccccccttccGCCCGCTCTGTGGGGGCGGGGCCGGCGGCGCTGCGGCTGGGCGCTGATTGGTCGGATGGAAAGGCGGgggggaaggggcggggctGATTGGGCGACGGGCAAAGAGGGCGGGACTACGGGAGAGAGAGCGCTCATTGGCCGGCACGAGGGCGGCCGGCAACGGCGATTCGTCACCTCGTGGGCCCGCCCCGAACTCCTCAGTTCGGCTTCACATTGGCCAGCGCGAGCGACCTAATTTCCCATTGGCTGCGCCCGGCCGTCACTCAAAACGCCGCCCCGCCCCTGGCTCCGCCGGGTCCTAGTGCCCGCCCGCTGCGCACCGAGCTGCCCCGGGACCCCAACCCGgccatgggacccccaccccgGCGATAGGACCCCAACCCCGACCCCAGGACCCCCCTTACCCACCCCGGGACCCCCACCCCGACCCCACACACGTCTCCATTTCCAGCCCGTTTATTAAAATCCACCtcattgaccccaaatcccgTTAAGCACAGCCCCCTTTGGGGGCGACCTGAAGCCCCCCACCCaccttcatccccatccccccaaTTTGGGGGCTCTGGGGGGTCCAAGAGCCCAGAGCCGGGGGGACCAAGGGCACCCTGAGGGTCTCAGGTCCAGATATGGGGGGCTACAAGGCtttgggggtgggggtcccaatgCTTTCACATTGGGGccatgggggtcctgggggtcaATAATGGTTTCAGATGGGGGCCATGGGGGTCAATGATGCTTTTGGGTTGGGGccatgggggtcctgggggtccATAATGGTTTCAGATGGGGGCCATGGGGGTCCCGGGGTCGAGCTGGGGGTCCCAATGCTTTCACATTGGGGCCATGGGGGTCACTAATGTTTAGGGTTGGGGTCCTGGGGATCAATGATGCTTTAGGGTGGGGGTCgtgggggtcccaatggtttCACATTGGGGCCATGGGGGTCACTGatgtttggggttggggtcccgGGGGTCAGTGTCCCTTCTTGTGGGGTCTGTCATGGTCCcgctgagcagcacagagatggtTCCAGGCGTCGATAATGAGGGCGCTGGGAACCACCAGCCAGACCCCATTGAGCACCACAAAGTACACCCAGAAataaagggggtgggggtcGCTGTGGGTCCACCCCGCACGAGCCTCCGTGGCAAAGTAAAGGACgtccccatagagctgcccTATAGGGGGGATACAACACGTTAAGGGGGGGGGAACCTTCCATAGGGGGAACCTACAATGGGGGAACCTTCCATAGGGGGAACCTTCCATAGGGGGAACCTACAATGGGGAACCTCCATAGGAACCTTCCATTAGAGGGGGACCTTCCTCATGGGGGAAACCTGTCCATAGGGAGAACCTACTATGGGGGGAACTACAAATGGAGGAGACCTACACATGGGGGAAACCTTCATAGGGAGAAAACCTTCCATAGGGGAAACCTTCCCATAGGCGGTGAACCATACAAATGGGGACCTTTCCATTACGGGGAACCTAACAATGGGGACCTTCCAGTAGGGGGGGAAGCCTTCACATAGCGGGAACCTACAATGGGGAACCTTAATCCATAGGGAACCTACATAGGTAACCTTCACATGGGGGAACGTACAATGGGGGACTATCCATCGGGGGAACCTTCCATAGGGGCCCATGTACCGAGGGACACGATGAG from Coturnix japonica isolate 7356 unplaced genomic scaffold, Coturnix japonica 2.1 chrUnrandom507, whole genome shotgun sequence includes these protein-coding regions:
- the OTUD5 gene encoding OTU domain-containing protein 5, with amino-acid sequence MTILPKKKPVPAPDADPDSGPDAGSDRGADSGSDRGPGGVVDPVGPGVVPRPRASPPPSLRGWAGLPANASPPPAGPVGAVGSGSVGGSDGPGSFVGLEPEPRGTGPGGGGGTGGPGHSKRRRRGGAGPSATGGNGPGGGGLNVGTGGTGGDEAGGGYNSEDEYEAARVEMDPDTAEQVGGEPEPEPEPEPGTGNREPAGNGHGGGLSPYRAHIEPMGLTLCPPPIEPPTPLSLCYHPPVVPYRGLTLCPPLTAADQVYGDQDMHEVVRKHCMDYLMKNADYFSNYVTEDFTTYINRKRKSTCHGNHIEMQAMAEMYNRPVEVYQYGTGMGLGDPIGGYGLAEQSLMKSAIKTSEESWIEQQMLEDKKRATDWEATNEAIEEQVARESYLQWLRDQEKQARQ